A genomic region of Colletotrichum destructivum chromosome 5, complete sequence contains the following coding sequences:
- a CDS encoding Putative zn(2)Cys(6) fungal-type DNA-binding domain-containing protein: MGSGLPTPPLEDQKSRKSSSSSKSIKPNRHTAKRASPHNATQHHDHASQGMSADGRHKRVWKACERCRMKKTKCDGEFPCKRCKDDGLVCTAGVRKKTEYKQLPRGYAEVLEHTQFALIATVHKLYSMVRNQQQWDLGEPELNDRGQPVIHNIAQKLGCIRPNSDIDLPVHSVFPEDEAGLTELARQLEEQQKERDVENAMKIEVDSTSSCERSDRASSSEIDHSEFEADYRKAVFGGHNNPMTMSPQSFSTGYTEFDVDSVASPVDPAAVMFQQQNQSPPMNAYQQWNMPRQSAPPSMDLTQQFFQHPGALTNMDMLNQGLIESEFGTIKPHVLNCPNPEVMMGMGDPMIYGGYDGEPLRL; this comes from the exons ATGGGAAGCGGCCTGCCCACCCCTCCGTTGGAGGACCAAAAGTCTAGGAAGAGCTCATCCAGCTCCAAGTCCATCAAGCCCAACCGCCACACCGCCAAGCGCGCCAGCCCTCACAACGCTACACAACATCACGACCATGCTTCGCAAGGCATGTCTGCCGATGGCCGCCACAAAAGAGTATGGAAGGCCTGTGAAAGATGTCGGATGAAGAAGACAAAG TGCGATGGAGAGTTCCCCTGTAAGAGGTGTAAGGACGATGGCCTCGTTTGCACCGCCGGCGTCCGCAAGAAGACGGAATACAAGCAGCTCCCTAGGGGATACGCCGAAGTCCTCGAGCACACTCAGTTTgccctcatcgccaccgTCCACAAGCTCTACTCCATGGTCAGGAATCAACAACAATGGGACCTGGGCGAACCCGAACTCAATGATAGAGGGCAACCCGTCATCCACAACATTGCTCAGAAGCTTGGATGCATCCGCCCCAACAGCGACATCGACCTGCCGGTGCATTCAGTCTTtcccgaggacgaggccggcctgaCCGAGCTGGCGCGTCAACTGGAGGAGCAACAGAAGGAACGCGACGTCGAGAACGCGATGAAGATCGAGGTCGACTCGACCTCTAGCTGCGAACGATCAGACCGCGCCAGCTCTTCCGAGATCGACCACTCCGAGTTTGAGGCCGACTACCGTAAGGCTGTCTTTGGCGGCCATAACAACCCGATGACCATGTCGCCGCAGAGCTTCTCGACGGGCTACACCGAATTCGACGTCGACTCGGTCGCCTCGCccgtcgacccggccgcTGTTATGTTCCAGCAACAAAACCAGTCGCCGCCTATGAACGCCTACCAGCAATGGAACATGCCCAGGCAATCGGCGCCCCCCTCCATGGACCTCACGCAACAATTCTTCCAGCACCCGGGTGCTCTCACCAATATGGACATGCTCAACCAGGGCCTGATCGAGTCTGAATTTGGAACCATCAAGCCTCACGTCCTCAACTGCCCAAATCCGGAAGTCATGATGGGCATGGGCGACCCAATGATCTACGGAGGCTACGACGGAGAGCCATTGCGATTGTAA